The Molothrus ater isolate BHLD 08-10-18 breed brown headed cowbird chromosome 28, BPBGC_Mater_1.1, whole genome shotgun sequence genome contains a region encoding:
- the LOC118695218 gene encoding prosaposin-like isoform X1 has product MAATLLLLLLLLGAAQATAPSPCQGDPSSWCWDTATVTRCGWEQQCQYLQDSLALGDVADGDSVAQGRRLKCSLCTKVLKKIQALAGDDPDESAVQAALKKGCRALGRSVGKKCQKLVSKYQEQISEGLQNGDLPQDICAAIGICRS; this is encoded by the exons ATGGCTgccaccctcctgctgctgttgctgctgctgggag cagctcaggccaCGGCCCCCTCGCCCTGCCAGGGTGaccccagctcctggtgctgggacACGGCCACGGTCACGCGCTGtggctgggaacagcagtgCCAGTACCTCCAGGACAGCCTGGCCCTG gGGGATGTGGCTGACGGGGACAGcgtggcacagggcaggaggtTGAAGTGCAGCCTGTGCACCAAGGTCCTGAAGAAGATACAGGCGCTGGCAGGTGACGACCCTGATGAG tcggcagtgcaggcagctctgaagAAGGGCTGCCGGGCACTGGGCCGGTCCGTGGGCAAGAAGTGCCAGAAGCTGGTGAGCAAGTACCAGGAGCAGATCAGTGAGGGGCTGCAGAACGGGGACCTGCCCCAGGACATCTGCGCTGCCATCGGCATCTGCCGCTCCTGA
- the LOC118695218 gene encoding prosaposin-like isoform X2: MAATLLLLLLLLGAQATAPSPCQGDPSSWCWDTATVTRCGWEQQCQYLQDSLALGDVADGDSVAQGRRLKCSLCTKVLKKIQALAGDDPDESAVQAALKKGCRALGRSVGKKCQKLVSKYQEQISEGLQNGDLPQDICAAIGICRS, encoded by the exons ATGGCTgccaccctcctgctgctgttgctgctgctgggag ctcaggccaCGGCCCCCTCGCCCTGCCAGGGTGaccccagctcctggtgctgggacACGGCCACGGTCACGCGCTGtggctgggaacagcagtgCCAGTACCTCCAGGACAGCCTGGCCCTG gGGGATGTGGCTGACGGGGACAGcgtggcacagggcaggaggtTGAAGTGCAGCCTGTGCACCAAGGTCCTGAAGAAGATACAGGCGCTGGCAGGTGACGACCCTGATGAG tcggcagtgcaggcagctctgaagAAGGGCTGCCGGGCACTGGGCCGGTCCGTGGGCAAGAAGTGCCAGAAGCTGGTGAGCAAGTACCAGGAGCAGATCAGTGAGGGGCTGCAGAACGGGGACCTGCCCCAGGACATCTGCGCTGCCATCGGCATCTGCCGCTCCTGA
- the GCK gene encoding LOW QUALITY PROTEIN: hexokinase-4 (The sequence of the model RefSeq protein was modified relative to this genomic sequence to represent the inferred CDS: inserted 1 base in 1 codon): MLDHRARMESSRKEKVEQILSEFRLKEEDLKKVMYRMQKEMDRGLKLETHEEASVKMLPTYVRSTPEGSEVGDFLSLDLGGTNFRVMLVKVGEGEEGQWKVKTKHQMYSIPEDAMTGTAEMLFDYIXECISDFLDKHQMKHKKLPLGFTFSFPVRHEDIDKGILLNWTKGFKASGAEGNNVVGLLRDAIKRRGDFEMDVVAMVNDTVATMISCYYEDHRCEVGMIVGTGCNACYMEEMHNVELVEGDEGRMCVNTEWGAFGASGELDEFLLEYDRVVDETSLNPGQQLYEKIIGGKYMGEIVRLVLLKLVDENLLFNGEASEKLKTRGTFETRFMSQIESDSDDRKQIYNILSAFELLPSRTDCEIVRRVCESVSTRAAQMCSAGLAGVINRMRESRSQDTLKITVGVDGSVYKLHPSFKDHFHATVRQLTPGCDITFIQSEEGSGRGAALISAVACKMACMMGQ; this comes from the exons ATGCTGGATCACCGAGCcaggatggagagcagcaggaaggagaag GTGGAGCAGATCCTGTCGGAGTTCCGTCTGAAGGAGGAGGACCTGAAGAAGGTGATGTACCGGATGCAGAAGGAGATGGACCGAGGGCTCAAGCTGGAGACACACGAGGAAGCCTCTGTGAAAATGCTGCCCACCTACGTGCGCTCCACCCCCGAGGGCTCTG AGGTGGGAGATTTCCTGTCTCTGGACCTGGGCGGCACCAATTTCCGTGTGATGCTGGTGAAGGTGGGCGAGGGGGAGGAGGGGCAGTGGAAGGTGAAGACGAAGCACCAGATGTACTCCATCCCGGAGGATGCCATGACTGGGACGGCTGAGATG CTCTTCGACTACA TCGAGTGCATCTCTGATTTCCTGGACAAGCACCAGATGAAGCACAAAAAGCTGCCCCTGGGCttcaccttctccttccctgtaCGGCACGAGGACATCGACAAG GGCATCCTCCTGAACTGGACCAAGGGCTTCAAAGCCTCGGGCGCGGAAGGGAACAACGTggtggggctgctgagggatgCCATCAAACGGCGAGGG gactTCGAGATGGACGTGGTGGCAATGGTGAACGACACGGTGGCCACAATGATCTCGTGCTACTACGAAGATCACCGGTGCGAGGTTGGGATGATTGTGG GGACGGGCTGCAACGCCTGCTACATGGAGGAGATGCACAACGTGGAGCTGGTGGAGGGCGACGAGGGGCGCATGTGTGTGAACACGGAGTGGGGGGCCTTTGGTGCCTCTGGGGAGCTGGACGAGTTCCTGCTGGAGTACGACCGCGTGGTGGACGAGACCTCCCTTAACCCCGGTCAGCAACT GTACGAGAAGATCATTGGGGGGAAGTACATGGGGGAGATCGTGcggctggtgctgctgaagctgGTGGATGAGAACCTGCTCTTCAACGGGGAGGCCTCTGAGAAGCTCAAGACTCGTGGGACCTTTGAGACCCGCTTCATGTCCCAGATTGAGAG CGACTCCGATGACCGCAAGCAGATCTACAACATCCTGTCAGCCTTCGAGCTGCTGCCGTCGCGGACGGACTGCGAGATCGTGCGGCGCGTGTGCGAGAGCGTGTCCACGCGCGCGGCCCAGATGTGCTCGGCCGGGCTGGCCGGCGTCATCAACCGCATGCGCGAGAGCCGCAGCCAGGACACCCTCAAGATCACCGTTGGCGTCGACGGCTCCGTCTACAAGCTCCATCCCAG cttcAAGGACCACTTCCACGCCACGGTGCGGCAGCTGACGCCCGGCTGCGACATCACCTTCATCCAGTCCGAGGAAGGcagcgggcgcggggccgcccTCATCTCGGCCGTGGCCTGCAAGATGGCCTGCATGATGGGGCAGTGA
- the YKT6 gene encoding synaptobrevin homolog YKT6, producing the protein MRLYSLSVLYKGDPKVHLLKAAYDVSTFNFFQRSSVQEFMTFTSQLIAERSALGSRASVKEQEYLCHVYVRSDGLAGVVIADNEYPQRVCFTLLDKVLEEFSRQVSKMDWPSGSPATISYSALDGYLSKYQNPRDADPMTRVQAELDETKIILHNTMESLLERGEKLDDLVSKSEVLGAQSKAFYKTARKQNSCCEIM; encoded by the exons ATGAGGCTCTACAGCCTAAGTGTCCTTTACAAGGGTGACCCCAAAGTGCACTTGCTCAAAGCTGCCTACGACGTGTCCACCTTCAACTTCTTCCAGAGGTCGAG TGTGCAGGAGTTCATGACCTTCACGAGCCAGCTGATCGCGGAGCGCTCGGcgctgggcagcagggcctcTGTCAAGGAGCAAG AGTACCTGTGCCACGTGTACGTGCGGAGCGACGGGCTGGCTGGAGTGGTGATTGCGGACAATGAGTATCCCCAGAGGGTTTGTTTCACCTTGCTGGACAAG gtgctggaggAGTTCTCCAGGCAGGTCAGCAAGATGGACTGGCCCTCAGGGTCACCTGCCACCATCAGCTACTCTGCCTTGGATGGGTACCTCAGCAAATACCAG AACCCCCGCGATGCTGACCCCATGACCCGAGTGCAGGCGGAGCTGGACGAGACCAAAATCATcctg cacaACACCATGGAGTCCCTGCTGGAGCGTGGGGAGAAGCTGGACGACCTGGTCTCCAAGTCGGAGGTGCTGGGGGCACAGTCCAAAGCCTTCTACAAAACG GCCCGAAAGCAGAATTCCTGCTGTGAAATCATGTGA